From a single Paramisgurnus dabryanus chromosome 17, PD_genome_1.1, whole genome shotgun sequence genomic region:
- the ralgapa1 gene encoding ral GTPase-activating protein subunit alpha-1 isoform X7: MFSKKPHGDVKKSTQKVLDPKKDVLTRLKHLRIVIENAEPNELRHLFEQNYSHIYYVFFENFVTIEVNLKQKGHKSQREELDSILFIFEKILQLLPERIQGRWQFHSIGLILKKLLHTGNSLKIRREGVRLFLLWMQALQHNALKEQLWIFACLIPGFPAPQSELGPRTLDNLISPPLNLQEGQVTPEEISPLVPPQSGDKSQEDLTGYFLEALLKYMVNQAKSLEWKCKENHEKGFAFLFANFKKYYLPHIFPNFSKETSLYNPILDIPPMRPKPYYVVVKRDPETNEALYCTKESFLNARVILIRWLVSFWLEPKSNTGTQIPGMEGENVPKNIQRAAAGLAARGEDGGPRQDSLDGGGPGEPEQSHSNTSTLTEREPSTSSLCSMDEEHLTDIEVVRRVLCSSRTNVNFITEIFRQAFLLPMCEAAAMRKVVRVYQEWISQQDKPVFMREPEEDRFSDQLDSVHERGADDEKEDMGLPVSVHNRNSNWCRSKSSDTDMLEYNVHAGVQATLQVFVTNSSNVFLLESANELKTLLEEHVDMCKRVLNIYRSLVMHETMNQKTWEQILLVLLRVAECVMKRPPSIMPFGKKANTLSGRLSGAIFQTLIVAWIKANLNVYISRELWDDLLSVLSSLTCWEELVTEWSLTMETLTKVLARNLYNLDLNELPLDKLSEQKQKKHKGKGGVHEGHKIAVDRSFSKGWSRDPPGQAAAMMRQRSATTAGSPGIEKARNIVRQKTVDLEEPPMAQRGPRIRHCSQSEETPSSEVFSASGDLEQPPLPRSSSTSDIMEPFIAERVKANKDELTPKMRPMPNDTGNSNPNVSDLMDEFIQERLRARGNSGMMRRGSSPGSLEIPKDLPELLNRQNATRPADDPGVPSEWTSPASACGSDLISSDSQSDSFNAFQYVNKFENFSFPPETCNLGSVDQDSLGGAGQTEEPELSSLTTPHIDSENSSLSQHALSADTVTITGSESASPMHSLGGSRSQTPSPATLTSDNVQHKDLQLDEKMHHSVLQTPDDLETSEFPTEDGSVMAGGTLTGWHADVATVMWRRMLGILGDVNSIKDPEIHAQVFDYLCELWQNLAKIRDNLGISLDNQSSPPPPDLIPPLRILTPWLFKATMLGERYKQGKLHAYKLICKIMKRRQDVSPNSDFLTHFYNIMHSGLLHQDQDIVNTIIKHCSPRFFSIGLPGATMLILDFIVAASRVTACSSLNAPRVEAQILLGSLVCLPNLYKELPALHPTTADIVMTKFTDVKEHIIKHILTSARDEPSAPARCVALCSLGIWLCEELVHGTQHPQIKEALNVICVTLKFSNKTVALVASDILHLLINYVDDLQKFPPNTPKKIVEVLIATITYLLPATESSPHELDKRLVVSLLLCLLDWVMALPPKTLLQQVEKASDKEKTDKSVLSCIYKVLHGCVYGAQSFSNANYFPIHLSDLSSPDYDPFLQLESLKEPEPLHSPDSERSSKLQPVTEVRNRIQQGLISVAARTVISHLVNHLGHYPMSGGPATLTSQVCENQDNPYSESTDLTPELFDAPNLQFFVLNGTTLLSYLQIRAEGGLPGGGMSAGLTTTNACVRVIVRDISGKHSWDSAVLYGPPHCISPSQPLHLYTSSNAAGGERGCDEDSLERGSQEDQENGAFHENEENLEEDEEEVKEDMEEKDLEEQDEDAGLELMAPQAKRQCREVVPSWDSLQDGEDALDEMLQYLGYSSPECLQRTSAPLNIPAPQPTCVSEKQENDVINAVLKQCAEERDFTLHRGNDLNMRAAVQQEPNPQRPQSAFYYCKLLLNILGMNSWEKRNSFHLLKKNEKLLRELKNLDSRQCRETHKIAVFYVAEGQEDKHSILSNTAGSQAYEDFVSGLGWEVNLTSHCGFMGGLQRNKSTGLTMPYFATSTVEAMFHVSTRMPPDSDDSLTKKLRHLGNDEVHIVWSEHSRDYRRGIIPTEFGDVLIIIYPMKNHMYSIQIIKKPEVPFFGPLFDGAIVDEKILPTVVRATAINASRALKSLIPLYQNFYEERARYLETIVKHHSEPTTFEDYAARVFCPAPFNYLPSEADRNLSLVYI, encoded by the exons aaaatgCAGAGCCGAATGAACTCAGGCACCTTTTCGAACAGAATTACTCGCACATCTACTATGTGTTCTTTGAAAACTTTGTCACCATTGAGGTTAACCTGAAACAGAAAG GTCACAAGTCACAGCGAGAGGAACTTGATTCTATTCTGTTCATTTTTGAG AAAATCTTACAGCTGTTACCCGAGCGCATACAAGGAAGATGGCAGTTCCACAGCATAG GTctcattttgaagaaactacTACACACTGGAAACTCcctaaag ATTCGAAGGGAAGGAGTGCGGCTGTTCCTGCTGTGGATGCAGGCTCTACAACACAACGCTCTAAAAGAGCAGCTATGGATCTTTGCCTGTCTGATTCCAGGATTCCCAGCACCGCAGTCCGAGTTGGGCCCTCGGACCCTGGATAATCTCATCAGTCCTCCGCTTAACCTTCAGGAGG GTCAAGTGACTCCAGAGGAGATCAGCCCCCTGGTGCCACCCCAATCCGGAGATAAATCCCAGGAGGATCTAACTGGTTACTTCCTGGAGGCTCTTCTCAAATACATGGTAAACCAG GCCAAAAGTCTGGAGTGGAAATGTAAGGAGAATCACGAAAAGGGTTTCGCTTTCCTTTTCGCCAATTTCAAAAAGTATTACCTGCCCCATATCTTCCCCAACTTCTCAAAGGAGACCAGTTTGTACAATCCTATTCTGG ACATCCCGCCCATGAGACCAAAGCCTTACTACGTAGTTGTAAAAAGAGACCCAGAGACCAATGAAGCCCTTTACTGCACTAAAGAGAGCTTCCTCAATGCCAGAGTCATATTAATCCGTTGGCTGGTGTCCTTCTGGCTGGAGCCCAAGTCAAACACGGGAACACAGATCCCTGGCATGGAAGGAGAAAATGTGCCTAAGAATATCCAG AGAGCGGCGGCAGGCTTAGCTGCCCGAGGAGAGGACGGAGGTCCGAGACAGGACTCTCTGGATGGTGGAGGGCCTGGTGAGCCGGAGCAGTCGCATTCCAACACCAGCACCCTCACCGAAAGAGAGCCCAGCACTTCCAGCCTCTGCAGCATGGATGAGGAGCATCTCACCGACATCGAGGTGGTCAGACGAGTTCTCTGCTCTTCCAGAACCAACGTCAACTTCATTACAGAGATCTTTCGACAG GCATTTCTGCTGCCCATGTGTGAAGCCGCAGCCATGCGTAAAGTGGTACGGGTGTATCAGGAGTGGATCTCTCAGCAGGATAAGCCTGTGTTTATGAGAGAGCCAGAAGAAGACCGATTCTCAGACCAGCTGGACTCCGTCCATGAACGAGGAGCTGATGATGAGAAAGAG GATATGGGGCTGCCGGTATCCGTTCACAACAGAAACTCTAATTGGTGCAGGAGTAAATCATCTGACACTGATATGCTGGAGTACAATGTTCATGCTGGCGTTCAAGCTACACTACAG GTTTTCGTCACCAATTCCTCTAATGTCTTCCTCCTCGAGTCCGCCAATGAGTTGAAGACTCTTCTGGAAGAACATGTTGACATGTGCAAGCGTGTGCTTAACATATACCGCAGTCTGGTCATGCATGAAACCATGAACCAAAAGACCTG GGAGCAGATTCTGTTGGTGTTGCTAAGGGTAGCTGAATGTGTAATGAAAAGGCCTCCGTCCATCATGCCTTTTGGGAAAAAGGCTAACACTTTATCGGGCCGATTGTCCGGGGCAATTTTTCAG ACTCTGATTGTGGCCTGGATCAAAGCCAATCTGAACGTGTACATCTCTCGTGAGCTGTGGGACGACCTGTTATCTGTGCTCTCCTCTCTCACCTGCTGGGAGGAGCTGGTCACCGAATGGTCCCTTACCATGGAGACCCTTACAAAGGTGCTTGCACGAAATCTTTACAACCTGGACCTGAACGAGCTGCCCTTGGACAAACTCAGCGAGCAGAAACAAAAGAAACACAAAGGCAAAG GTGGTGTCCATGAGGGGCATAAAATTGCAGTGGATCGCTCGTTCTCTAAAGGCTGGAGTCGAGATCCGCCGGGCCAGGCAGCTGCAATGATGAGACAGCGCAGCGCCACTACTGCTGGATCGCCAGGCATAGAGAAGGCCAGAAACATTGTCAGGCAGAAGACAGTGG ACTTGGAGGAACCTCCCATGGCCCAGCGCGGGCCGCGGATTCGCCACTGCTCTCAGAGCGAGGAGACTCCCTCGTCAGAAGTGTTTTCTGCATCCGGCGACCTGGAGCAGCCCCCTCTCCCCCGCAGCAGCAGCACCTCTGACATCATGGAGCCCTTCATCGCAGAGCGGGTCAAAG CCAATAAAGATGAGTTGACACCCAAGATGAGACCCATGCCCAACGACACTGGCAACAGCAACCCAAACGTCAGTGATCTTATGGATGAGTTTATTCAGGAGAGACTGAGAGCCCGAGGCAACTCT GGCATGATGAGGCGTGGCAGTAGCCCGGGCAGTTTGGAAATCCCCAAAGATCTACCAGAGCTCCTTAACCGGCAAAATGCCACACGGCCTGCAGACGATCCCGGTGTGCCCTCTGAGTGGACCTCGCCGGCCAGTGCTTGCGGCAGTGACCTCATAAGCTCCGATAGCCAATCAGATTCCTTCAATGCGTTTCAGTATGTCAACAAGTTTGAGA ATTTCAGCTTCCCACCCGAGACGTGCAATCTGGGCTCTGTAGATCAGGATAGTTTGGGAGGAGCAGGGCAGACTGAGGAACCAGAACTATCCAGCCTCACCACACCGCACATAGATTCAGAAAACAGCAGCCTCAGTCAGCACGCCCTATCGGCTGACACCGTCACCATTACAG GTTCAGAGAGCGCATCTCCCATGCACTCGTTGGGAGGTTCTCGATCGCAGACGCCATCCCCGGCCACGCTGACATCTGATAACGTTCAGCATAAAGACCTGCAGCTGGATGAGAAAATGCATCACTCTGTCCTGCAAACCCCAGATGATCTCG AAACCAGCGAGTTTCCGACAGAGGACGGCAGCGTGATGGCCGGAGGTACTTTGACGGGCTGGCACGCCGATGTCGCCACTGTGATGTGGAGGAGAATGCTAGGCATTCTGGGAGACGTCAACTCCATCAAGGACCCTGAAATCCACGCACAGGTCTTTGACTACCTCTGCGAACTCTGGCAGAACTTGGCCAAG ATCAGAGACAATCTCGGGATCTCCCTTGACAACCAGTCGTCTCCACCCCCGCCAGATCTGATTCCACCTCTGCGTATTCTGACTCCGTGGCTTTTCAAA GCCACTATGCTAGGCGAACGCTATAAGCAAGGAAAACTCCACGCTTATAAGCTCATCTGCAAGATCATGAAACGAAGACAGGATGTTTCTCCAAACTCTGACTTTCTTACGCACTTCTACAACATCATGCACAGTGGCCTTCTTCACCAAGACCAg GACATTGTGAACACCATCATCAAGCATTGTTCTCCACGCTTCTTCTCTATTGGTCTTCCTGGAGCCACGATGCTCATCCTGGACTTCATCGTGGCAGCGAGCCGCGTGACCGCTTGCTCTTCCCTCAAT GCTCCACGGGTGGAGGCTCAGATTTTGTTGGGATCCCTTGTGTGTCTCCCAAACCTGTACAAAGAACTTCCTGCCCTGCACCCCACAACGGCTGACATCGTCATGACTAAATTTACAGATGTCAAG GAGCACATAATCAAACACATCTTAACCTCTGCCAGAGATGAACCTTCTGCACCAGCAAG atgtgtggCTCTCTGTAGTCTGGGGATTTGGCTTTGTGAAGAGCTGGTTCATGGCACTCAACATCCACAAATCAAAGAAGCACTTAATGTCATCTGTGTCACTCTCAAG TTCTCGAATAAAACCGTCGCCCTGGTGGCCTCGGATATCCTGCACCTGCTCATAAACTACGTGGATGATCTGCAGAAGTTCCCACCCAACACTCCAAAGAAAATTGTGGAG GTCCTTATTGCAACCATCACCTACCTTCTGCCGGCCACAGAGTCCTCCCCTCATGAGCTAGACAAGAGG CTGGTTGTTTCTCTGCTGCTGTGCTTGCTGGACTGGGTGATGGCTCTACCTCCAAAAACTCTGCTGCAGCAGGTTGAAAAAGCCTCAGATAAGGAGAAAACCGACAAGTCTGTTTTGAGCTGCATCTATAAG GTCCTCCATGGTTGTGTATATGGGGCTCAGAGCTTCAGTAACGCCAATTACTTCCCCATTCACCTGTCAGACTTGAGTAGCCCAGACTATGACCCTTTCCTACAACTGGAGAGCTTGAAGGAACCAGAGCCTCTCCACTCGCCCGACTCTGAACGCTCCTCCAAACTGCAACCCGTCACTGAAG TGAGAAACCGAATTCAGCAAGGTCTGATCTCAGTTGCAGCACGCACAGTCATATCTCACCTGGTAAACCACTTAGGTCACTATCCAATGAGTGGTGGGCCGGCCACTCTGACAAGCCAGGTCTGCGAGAACCAGGATAATCCATACAGCGAGAGCACAGACCTGACCCCCGAACTGTTTGACGCACCCAACTTGCAATTCTTTGTGCTTAATGGAACCACACTGCTGTCCTACCTTCAGATCCGGGCGGAGGGTGGCCTGCCCGGAGGCGGTATGTCGGCTGGCCTCACCACCACCAATGCCTGTGTACGTGTGATTGTGAGGGACATTTCTGGAAAACACTCCTGGGACTCAGCTGTACTGTATGGCCCACCACATTGCATCAGTCCTAGTCAACCTTTGCACCTTTATACATCCTCCAATGCAGCAGGAGGAGAACGTGGCTGTGATGAGGACAGTCTAGAAAGAGGCAGTCAAGAAGATCAAGAGAATGGAGCGTTTCACGAGAATGAGGAGAACCTGGAGGAGGATGAAGAGGAGGTGAAAGAGGACATGGAGGAGAAAGATCTTGAGGAACAGGACGAAGATGCAGGATTGGAACTCATGGCCCCGCAGGCGAAACGGCAGTGCCGTGAGGTTGTGCCAAGCTGGGACTCCCTGCAGGATGGTGAAGACGCCCTTGACGAGATGCTGCAGTACCTGGGATACTCCAGCCCAGAGTGCCTGCAGCGTACCAGCGCACCGCTCAATATCCCAGCCCCGCAACCCACATGCGTGTCCGAGAAGCAGGAGAACGATGTCATCAATGCCGTCCTGAAGCAATGTGCCGAAGAGCGGGACTTCACGCTGCATCGTGGCAATGATCTGAACATGAGAGCAGCGGTACAACAAGAGCCAAACCCACAGAGACCCCAGTCCGCCTTTTACTACTGCAAACTGCTCCTTAATATACTGGGCATGAACTCCTGGGAAAAGAG GAACAGTTTTCACCTGCTGAAGAAAAACGAAAAACTACTGAGAGAGCTGAAGAATCTGGATTCCAGACAGTG TCGTGAAACGCACAAGATTGCAGTATTTTATGTGGCAGAAGGCCAAGAAGACAAGCACTCCATTTTGTCCAACACAGCTGGAAGTCAGGCGTACGAGGACTTTGTGTCAGGCCTGGGTTGGGAG GTGAACCTCACTAGTCACTGTGGATTCATGGGTGGCCTTCAGCGTAACAAAAGTACAGGTTTGACCATGCCCTACTTTGCCACTTCTACAGTAGAGGCGATGTTTCACGTCTCCACGCGCATGCCCCCAGATTCAGACGACTCGCTTACTAAAAAG TTACGACACCTGGGCAACGATGAAGTGCACATTGTGTGGTCAGAGCACTCACGGGACTACAGGAGGGGCATCATTCCTACTGAGTTTGGAGATGTGCTGATCATCATCTACCCCATGAAGAACCACATGTACAGCATCCAAATTATCAAGAAGCCCGAG